The following proteins are encoded in a genomic region of Bacteroidota bacterium:
- a CDS encoding DoxX family protein encodes MRFLRFISRIFIGIVFIYSGFVKGIDPLGSTYKFIDYFEAFGLGFLDSFALPLAIFLSTAEFVIGISMFFGVRMKHATLATVLFMAVFTPLTFYLAIANPVTDCGCFGDALILTNWQTFWKNIVILIPTIFAFYQRKNFIKKYNFLAEWSVVVIFVMIMTSTSIFSYKHLPIIDYRPYKTGTYISEGMIVPEGAPIDEYETTFIYEKDATEKEFSLSNLPDSTWSWKDTKNELIKEGYHPPIHDFDIQSIYGEVITDIVLADEGYTFLLISYDLTESDISSQQKINELSDYCLANNHNFICLTSSTSEIDDFVDNTGANYQFYNTDEITLKTIIRSNPGLVLLKSGVILGKFHYNDIPEVEEFNDNFLSYFLKKYRQKNENLFRISLGLSLFLVLSLFVLINFFKVRK; translated from the coding sequence ATGCGATTTTTAAGATTTATAAGCAGAATATTTATTGGAATTGTTTTTATTTATTCCGGATTTGTAAAAGGAATTGATCCGCTTGGCTCAACATATAAATTTATTGACTATTTTGAAGCCTTCGGTTTAGGATTTTTGGATTCTTTTGCTCTTCCACTAGCTATATTTTTAAGTACAGCAGAGTTTGTGATTGGGATTTCGATGTTTTTTGGAGTGAGAATGAAACATGCTACACTGGCAACCGTGTTGTTTATGGCAGTTTTTACTCCACTAACTTTTTATCTGGCAATAGCAAATCCTGTAACAGATTGTGGTTGTTTTGGAGATGCACTAATTTTGACAAACTGGCAAACTTTTTGGAAAAATATAGTAATTCTGATACCAACAATTTTCGCTTTTTACCAGAGGAAAAATTTTATTAAAAAATATAATTTCTTAGCCGAATGGTCAGTAGTTGTCATCTTTGTGATGATAATGACAAGTACTTCGATATTTTCGTACAAGCATTTGCCCATTATCGACTACCGACCTTATAAGACAGGAACATATATTTCTGAGGGAATGATCGTCCCTGAAGGTGCACCCATAGATGAATACGAAACAACTTTTATCTATGAAAAAGATGCGACAGAAAAGGAATTCTCGCTTAGCAACTTGCCCGATTCTACCTGGTCCTGGAAAGATACTAAAAACGAATTAATAAAAGAAGGTTATCACCCACCAATTCACGATTTCGATATTCAATCTATTTATGGGGAGGTAATTACGGATATAGTTTTGGCTGATGAAGGATATACTTTTTTGTTAATTTCATATGATCTTACAGAATCGGATATTTCCTCTCAACAAAAAATTAATGAACTTTCGGACTATTGCCTCGCTAACAATCACAATTTTATTTGTTTAACATCATCAACATCGGAGATTGATGACTTTGTTGATAATACTGGAGCAAACTACCAATTTTACAATACAGATGAAATTACCTTAAAAACAATTATCCGCTCAAATCCGGGATTAGTTCTGTTAAAAAGTGGTGTTATTCTCGGAAAATTTCATTACAACGACATACCGGAAGTTGAAGAATTTAATGATAATTTTCTGTCATATTTTCTCAAAAAATATAGACAAAAAAATGAAAATCTGTTTAGAATAAGCCTCGGTTTATCACTGTTTTTAGTTTTGAGTTTATTTGTTTTGATTAATTTTTTTAAGGTTCGTAAATAA
- a CDS encoding ABC transporter permease, producing MFYFIIKRILYGILVLFGVVSLVFFLFNLLPGDPARLMLGQRADNNSIEMIRKDIGTDRPIQWQYLKYLNDVSPLSIFNFKDKNSYFFLDKKKYKKRFELFKISDNVIILKAPYLRRSYQSKEFVSEIISSSFLNTFILAFSAMFFASIVGIFFGIIAAIKKDSWYDRSLLVLSAFGMSLPSFFAAILVGWIFAFVLGKYTGLNLTGNLYVIDDFGEGEFLQLKNLILPAFTLGIRPLAIILQLSRNSLLEVLEQDYIRTAKAKGLSYVRIIRKHALKNSLNPVLTSISGWFASLMAGVVFIEYIFGWKGLGYIIVDALNKYDLPIVMGCVIFISLIFILTNIIVDLIYKRLDPRVKLM from the coding sequence ATGTTTTATTTTATAATCAAACGAATCCTATATGGAATATTAGTTTTATTTGGAGTTGTTTCGCTTGTTTTTTTTCTATTTAATTTATTGCCGGGCGATCCTGCAAGACTAATGCTCGGACAAAGAGCCGACAATAATTCTATTGAAATGATAAGGAAAGATATTGGTACGGATAGACCTATTCAGTGGCAATATCTTAAATATTTGAACGATGTTTCTCCACTTTCCATTTTTAATTTTAAGGATAAAAACAGCTATTTTTTTCTTGACAAAAAGAAATATAAAAAGCGTTTTGAACTATTCAAAATTTCTGATAATGTAATTATTCTGAAAGCTCCATATTTAAGAAGATCGTATCAGAGCAAAGAATTCGTTTCAGAAATAATTTCTTCTAGTTTTTTAAACACGTTCATATTAGCATTTTCAGCAATGTTTTTTGCAAGCATAGTTGGAATATTTTTTGGAATTATTGCAGCCATCAAAAAGGATAGTTGGTACGATAGGTCGTTGTTGGTTTTATCTGCATTTGGAATGTCCCTGCCATCATTTTTTGCAGCAATACTGGTTGGTTGGATTTTTGCTTTTGTTTTGGGAAAATATACAGGATTGAATCTGACCGGAAATCTTTATGTAATTGACGATTTTGGCGAAGGCGAATTTTTACAATTAAAAAATTTGATTTTGCCTGCTTTTACATTGGGAATTCGTCCATTGGCTATTATTTTGCAATTATCGAGAAATTCTCTACTTGAAGTTCTTGAGCAGGATTATATAAGAACAGCCAAAGCAAAAGGACTTAGTTATGTGCGGATTATTCGTAAACATGCTTTAAAAAATTCTTTGAATCCTGTATTAACATCAATTTCAGGCTGGTTTGCCTCATTGATGGCAGGAGTTGTTTTTATTGAATATATTTTTGGCTGGAAAGGCTTGGGATACATTATTGTAGATGCACTTAATAAATACGATTTGCCAATTGTAATGGGCTGTGTGATATTTATTTCGCTAATATTTATTTTGACAAATATTATTGTCGATTTGATTTATAAGAGATTAGATCCGAGAGTGAAATTAATGTAG
- a CDS encoding tetratricopeptide repeat protein has protein sequence MKKFIPFIAIAIILIIDFSIFNDLIGSEKPNLSKSFIVLFSIPLLTLIFAQIKHKSLIALKYSYFWLAGILITSIISFYPAIFASFTNWDDPSYVLQNQLIRNLSFESIKKIFSSTFNGMYQPLTMLSFSIDYYFAKNQAWFYHFINIALHLINTIAVFWLCKMLFKELKIAIIVAFLFAIHPMHVESVAWITERKDLLYSLFFLLSINTYIKYLKEESKIFYFISLALFVFSLFVKSQAVTLALCIIAIDFFLDRKLFSFKVILEKAPFLILAIIFGIFTIYFSEGEETQYSVFEKFIYAGYGYFIYIFKLIIPINLSAIYPYPDQIPFYYYILTALSLGILSSIIYFYKKDKLLTFGLLFFTINIVLLLQFFPNTYSIISDRYSYISSIGIFVLIAYLYLFIEKKKRKILLTTKVILSVYILVLSVACINRTKVWENSFSLWDDTIKKHKNSPEAWSNRAYAFFEMKEYQKALNDYNKAIRLDSKNYQFYLNRGITFTQARDYKNAIQDYNKALTLAPDNAELYLNRGNVKNFQGKPEEAIKDFNIAIEKDRNNPKTWLSRGAINANLGKHNDAISDFNIVINLSPLDPVAYMNRGLSFARQGDFRNAIVDFNKSIEIEPKLAQSYINRGFSYYNQQNYHAAIKDYNKALTLNPNSAIVFMNRGRALIKLERFNEACNDLNNAYNLGIKDAQALMQLYCN, from the coding sequence ATGAAGAAATTTATTCCATTTATTGCCATTGCTATTATTCTTATAATAGATTTTTCTATTTTCAATGATTTGATAGGATCAGAAAAACCAAATTTATCAAAATCATTTATTGTATTATTTAGTATTCCATTGCTAACTTTAATATTTGCACAAATAAAACACAAAAGCTTAATAGCCCTAAAATACTCATACTTTTGGCTGGCAGGAATTCTAATCACAAGTATTATTTCTTTTTATCCTGCAATTTTTGCAAGTTTCACAAATTGGGACGATCCTTCATATGTACTTCAAAATCAATTAATCCGGAATCTGTCTTTTGAAAGTATAAAAAAAATATTTTCAAGTACTTTCAATGGAATGTATCAACCACTCACAATGCTATCATTTTCAATTGATTATTATTTTGCTAAAAATCAGGCTTGGTTCTACCATTTCATAAATATTGCATTACATTTGATAAACACAATAGCAGTTTTTTGGTTATGCAAAATGCTTTTTAAAGAATTAAAAATTGCAATTATTGTTGCTTTTTTATTTGCAATACATCCTATGCACGTAGAATCAGTTGCATGGATAACAGAAAGAAAAGACCTGCTTTACTCGCTTTTTTTCCTTTTGTCAATCAATACATATATCAAATATTTAAAGGAAGAATCAAAAATATTTTATTTCATTTCACTTGCTTTATTTGTCTTTTCATTGTTCGTTAAATCTCAGGCTGTTACACTGGCGCTTTGCATTATTGCAATAGATTTTTTCTTAGATCGAAAACTATTTTCCTTCAAAGTAATATTAGAAAAGGCTCCATTTCTAATCTTAGCTATAATTTTTGGTATTTTTACTATTTATTTTTCTGAAGGAGAAGAAACACAATATTCTGTATTTGAGAAGTTTATATATGCCGGATATGGGTATTTTATATACATTTTTAAACTAATAATTCCAATCAATCTATCAGCAATTTATCCATACCCCGACCAAATTCCATTTTATTATTATATTTTGACAGCATTATCTTTGGGAATATTGAGCTCAATAATTTATTTTTATAAAAAAGACAAATTACTAACTTTTGGCTTGCTCTTTTTTACGATAAATATTGTTCTATTGCTGCAATTTTTCCCTAATACATATTCCATTATTTCAGATAGATATTCATATATTTCCTCCATAGGTATTTTTGTATTGATTGCATATTTATATTTATTCATTGAAAAGAAAAAGAGGAAAATTCTTTTAACAACAAAGGTTATTTTGTCAGTCTATATTTTAGTTTTATCAGTAGCTTGTATAAACAGAACAAAAGTTTGGGAAAATAGCTTCAGTTTGTGGGACGACACCATTAAAAAACATAAGAATAGTCCAGAAGCATGGAGCAATAGAGCGTATGCTTTTTTTGAAATGAAAGAATACCAAAAAGCATTGAATGATTATAATAAAGCAATTCGTTTGGATTCGAAGAATTATCAATTTTATTTAAATCGAGGGATAACATTCACACAGGCACGCGATTATAAAAATGCAATACAAGATTACAATAAAGCTCTAACGCTTGCCCCTGACAATGCTGAACTTTATCTAAATAGAGGCAATGTTAAAAACTTTCAAGGCAAGCCGGAAGAAGCAATAAAAGATTTTAATATTGCTATTGAAAAGGACAGAAATAACCCAAAAACATGGCTAAGTCGTGGTGCAATAAATGCAAACTTAGGGAAACACAATGATGCAATTTCAGATTTTAATATCGTAATAAATCTGTCGCCACTAGACCCTGTAGCATATATGAACAGAGGATTGTCGTTTGCCAGACAAGGCGATTTTAGGAATGCTATTGTTGATTTTAATAAAAGTATCGAAATTGAACCAAAGCTTGCACAATCGTACATAAACAGAGGTTTCAGCTATTACAATCAGCAAAATTATCATGCAGCTATTAAAGATTATAATAAAGCCTTAACTTTAAATCCAAATAGTGCCATTGTTTTTATGAACCGTGGTCGGGCTTTGATAAAATTAGAAAGGTTTAACGAAGCTTGCAACGATTTAAATAATGCATATAATTTGGGTATTAAAGATGCTCAGGCTTTGATGCAACTATATTGTAACTAA
- a CDS encoding TonB-dependent receptor, whose product MKKLLFVNFLFFLFFFGFSQSNITGKITDEKGNALIGANVILENTFYGTSTSLEGKFRFIDVKNGDYNLLVSYLGYNEFRKKISVLVDISVDITLSSSSVLSDEIVVKAIRISSKGSSSYTKVSKQEIEENNNGQDIPYILELTPSLVSSSDAGGGIGYTSFRIRGTDMNRINITVNGIPLNDPESHGVWWVNMPDFASSVENIQIQRGVGNSTNGSSAFGASVDFQTNSLNEKPYAKINSVAGSFNTFKNSVSVGTGLIDNKFVVETRFSKIKSDGYIDRAFSDLQSFYLSGAYYGKKSIFRINLMSGKEKTYQAWWGVPEEVIDTNRTYNSYFYDNETDNYQQDHLQVFYSKQINQNLNLNLALHYTKGEGYYEQFKEAKKFSDYGLEPIFVGNDSIIENLMGINPEYFEDGYIKRTDLIRRKYLDNDFYGLTYSVNYKKNLVDATIGGSVNTYEGKHFGRLIWAQFASNSSINHEWYNNVGEKSDYNIFGKINYQFAEKLNLYGDLQYRNIEYEINGIDDDLRDISQEHTFNFINPKIGLFYEISNKQNLFLSYSIANREPNRGNFIDLEPGQAEPKAETLNDWEFGYKFHTKDFSFGSNLFYMNYKDQLVLTGQLNDVGNPVMENVKESFRSGIEISMAWKPVSKLRWDMNATYSQNKILDYSDKVVDWDYWPPEYVSTDYEKTNIAFSPEIVAASKLSYSIFKGMNVSLISKYVGEQFVDNTSDESRKLDSYFLNNLKIGYVLQSKLIEKIEISVLINNILNVEYESYASVYRQYWSDWETGDRYYSNNLTYFPQAGTNFLLSLKLSF is encoded by the coding sequence ATGAAAAAACTATTATTCGTTAATTTTTTATTTTTTTTGTTCTTTTTCGGATTTTCACAATCAAATATCACCGGTAAAATTACCGATGAAAAAGGAAATGCACTAATTGGAGCAAATGTGATTTTGGAAAATACATTCTACGGAACTTCCACAAGTTTAGAGGGAAAGTTTAGGTTTATAGATGTAAAAAATGGTGATTATAATTTGCTTGTTTCGTACTTAGGTTATAATGAATTTAGGAAGAAAATTTCTGTTTTGGTGGATATATCTGTTGACATAACTTTGAGTTCTTCATCGGTGTTGTCAGACGAAATTGTGGTTAAAGCGATTCGAATTTCATCAAAGGGATCATCATCATATACAAAAGTTAGCAAACAGGAAATTGAAGAAAACAACAACGGTCAGGATATTCCATACATTTTGGAATTGACTCCATCATTAGTTTCAAGTTCCGATGCCGGTGGTGGAATTGGATATACAAGTTTTCGTATTCGAGGAACTGACATGAACAGGATAAATATTACAGTGAATGGAATTCCACTGAATGATCCCGAATCGCACGGAGTTTGGTGGGTGAATATGCCCGATTTTGCAAGTTCAGTTGAAAATATACAAATTCAGCGCGGTGTTGGGAATTCAACAAACGGTTCGTCTGCATTTGGTGCTTCTGTCGATTTTCAAACAAATTCCTTGAATGAAAAACCATATGCAAAAATTAATTCTGTAGCCGGTTCTTTCAATACTTTTAAAAACTCTGTATCGGTCGGAACAGGTTTAATTGATAACAAATTTGTTGTTGAAACTCGGTTTTCGAAAATTAAATCTGATGGATATATTGATAGGGCATTTTCCGATTTACAATCGTTTTATCTTTCGGGAGCTTATTATGGAAAAAAAAGTATTTTCAGGATAAATCTAATGTCCGGGAAAGAGAAAACATATCAGGCTTGGTGGGGCGTTCCTGAAGAAGTTATTGATACAAACAGAACTTATAATTCATATTTTTATGATAATGAAACGGATAATTACCAACAAGATCACTTGCAGGTTTTCTATTCAAAACAAATAAATCAGAATTTGAATTTGAACCTTGCACTTCATTATACAAAAGGGGAGGGCTATTACGAACAATTTAAGGAAGCCAAAAAATTTTCTGATTATGGTTTAGAGCCAATTTTTGTCGGCAACGACTCAATAATTGAAAATTTGATGGGAATCAATCCGGAATATTTCGAAGACGGTTATATAAAACGTACCGATTTGATACGAAGAAAATATCTCGACAACGATTTCTATGGTCTAACATATTCTGTAAATTATAAAAAAAATCTTGTTGATGCTACAATTGGAGGATCCGTAAATACATATGAAGGAAAACATTTTGGGAGATTAATTTGGGCACAATTTGCAAGCAATTCAAGCATAAACCATGAGTGGTATAACAATGTTGGAGAAAAGTCGGACTACAATATTTTTGGAAAAATAAACTATCAGTTTGCCGAAAAACTGAATTTATACGGAGACTTGCAGTACCGAAATATTGAATATGAAATTAATGGAATTGATGACGATTTAAGAGATATTTCTCAAGAACATACATTCAATTTTATTAATCCGAAGATTGGCTTATTTTATGAAATTAGTAATAAGCAGAATCTGTTTTTGTCTTATTCAATAGCGAACAGAGAACCAAATAGGGGAAATTTTATTGATTTGGAACCAGGACAGGCCGAACCAAAAGCCGAAACTTTGAATGATTGGGAGTTTGGGTATAAATTTCATACTAAAGATTTTTCGTTTGGCTCAAATTTATTTTACATGAATTATAAAGATCAACTCGTATTAACAGGTCAATTGAACGATGTTGGAAATCCGGTAATGGAAAATGTTAAGGAGAGTTTCCGTTCCGGTATCGAAATTTCAATGGCATGGAAACCAGTTAGTAAGCTGAGATGGGATATGAATGCAACATATAGTCAAAATAAGATTTTAGACTATAGCGATAAAGTTGTAGATTGGGACTACTGGCCACCAGAATATGTAAGCACTGATTATGAAAAGACAAATATTGCTTTTTCGCCGGAAATTGTTGCTGCCAGCAAATTGTCGTATTCAATTTTTAAAGGAATGAATGTTTCACTTATTTCGAAGTATGTTGGCGAACAGTTTGTTGATAATACCTCAGATGAAAGTCGTAAATTAGATTCATACTTTTTAAATAATCTTAAAATTGGATATGTTCTTCAATCTAAGCTCATTGAAAAAATTGAAATTTCTGTACTTATAAATAATATTCTCAATGTTGAATATGAAAGCTATGCAAGTGTTTATCGTCAGTATTGGTCTGATTGGGAAACTGGAGATAGGTATTATTCTAATAATTTAACATATTTTCCACAAGCCGGAACAAATTTCCTATTAAGTTTAAAACTCAGTTTTTAG
- a CDS encoding Rne/Rng family ribonuclease, with product MNNELVIDVTSKTITIALLKDRDLIELNKDKPNKSFSVGDIYLGKVKKLMPGLNAAFIDIGYKRDAFLHYLDLGHQLQSFNKLVWLANSSKYKLPAFSKFNPEDDIDKNGKISQVLSEGNIILVQIAKEPISSKGPRLGGEISLPGRNIVLIPFSNKISISQKIRSQEERQRLKEALKGIVPNNYGIIVRTAAKSKTISEIDNELKNLISKWEKALIKLGSVKPPELIIGELNRTSTILRDVLNSSFNSIYINDESTYKDVRGFIEDIAPEKQKIVKYYNGNVPIFEQFGVDKQIKSLFGKTVTIKNGIYLVIEHTEALHVIDVNSGNRSKNTESQELSAIEVNLEAADEIARQLRLRDMGGIIVIDFIDMRELAHRKQLYARMKEIMAEDPSKHSILPLSKFGIMQITRQRVRPEMNIKTVEKCPTCKGSGEIKASILIVDEIENNLKYIAKNRPYSSKITLKVHNFISAYLTKGFWSLIRKWRFKHKIRVKLQTVSSYGFLEYHFTDSNGDEIIL from the coding sequence GTGAACAACGAATTAGTAATAGATGTAACTTCAAAAACCATTACCATAGCTCTATTAAAAGATAGAGATTTAATTGAATTAAACAAAGACAAACCCAACAAAAGCTTTTCTGTAGGCGATATTTACCTTGGCAAAGTAAAAAAACTTATGCCCGGGCTGAATGCAGCATTTATTGATATTGGATATAAACGAGATGCCTTTTTACACTATCTTGATTTAGGTCATCAGCTCCAATCATTCAATAAGTTAGTTTGGTTAGCAAACTCTTCGAAATACAAACTTCCGGCATTTTCTAAATTCAATCCTGAAGATGATATCGACAAAAACGGCAAAATATCTCAGGTACTTTCTGAAGGAAATATAATTTTAGTACAAATTGCAAAAGAACCAATATCATCTAAAGGTCCACGCCTTGGTGGTGAAATTTCCCTTCCGGGAAGGAATATTGTGCTTATCCCCTTCTCGAATAAAATATCAATCTCACAGAAAATTCGATCGCAAGAAGAACGACAAAGATTAAAAGAAGCTTTAAAAGGCATTGTACCAAACAACTACGGTATAATTGTCAGAACTGCCGCGAAAAGTAAAACAATTTCTGAAATTGATAATGAATTAAAAAATCTGATTTCGAAATGGGAAAAAGCATTGATAAAATTAGGAAGTGTTAAACCACCGGAGCTAATAATTGGCGAACTAAACAGAACCTCAACAATTCTACGTGATGTTCTAAATTCCTCATTTAATAGTATTTACATCAACGATGAAAGTACATATAAAGATGTAAGAGGTTTTATTGAAGATATTGCACCCGAAAAACAAAAAATTGTAAAGTACTATAACGGAAACGTCCCTATTTTCGAACAATTTGGGGTTGATAAACAAATAAAATCTCTTTTTGGTAAAACAGTTACAATTAAAAACGGAATTTATCTTGTAATTGAACATACAGAAGCATTGCATGTTATTGATGTAAATAGTGGAAACAGATCGAAAAATACAGAAAGTCAAGAACTTAGTGCTATTGAAGTAAATCTCGAAGCTGCCGATGAGATTGCCCGACAATTGCGACTTAGAGATATGGGTGGAATAATCGTTATTGATTTTATTGATATGCGAGAATTAGCTCACCGCAAACAACTGTACGCTCGCATGAAAGAAATTATGGCGGAAGATCCGAGTAAACATAGCATTTTGCCACTAAGCAAATTTGGAATAATGCAAATTACTCGACAACGAGTGCGCCCCGAAATGAATATCAAAACTGTTGAAAAATGTCCAACATGCAAGGGAAGCGGCGAAATAAAAGCTAGTATTCTTATTGTTGACGAAATTGAAAATAATTTGAAATATATTGCCAAAAACAGACCATATTCTTCAAAAATTACCTTAAAAGTTCATAATTTTATTTCTGCTTACCTTACAAAAGGTTTTTGGTCATTAATCAGAAAATGGCGATTTAAGCATAAAATTAGAGTAAAACTTCAGACTGTTTCATCATATGGTTTTTTAGAATATCATTTTACTGACTCAAACGGGGACGAGATTATTCTATAA
- a CDS encoding integration host factor subunit beta — MTKADIVNEIAKNTGVEKLVVLKVVEAFMETVKDSLGKGNNVYLRSFGSFIVKKRAEKTARNISKNTTIVIPEHYIPSFKPAKTFVSKVKDNIK, encoded by the coding sequence ATGACAAAAGCTGATATTGTAAATGAAATTGCAAAAAATACAGGCGTTGAAAAGCTTGTTGTTTTAAAAGTTGTAGAAGCTTTTATGGAAACAGTTAAAGATTCTCTTGGAAAAGGAAATAATGTTTATTTAAGAAGCTTTGGTAGTTTTATTGTGAAAAAAAGAGCTGAAAAAACAGCCCGTAATATTTCTAAAAATACTACTATTGTAATTCCTGAACATTACATTCCATCGTTTAAGCCTGCAAAAACCTTTGTTTCCAAGGTGAAAGATAATATTAAATAA
- the miaA gene encoding tRNA (adenosine(37)-N6)-dimethylallyltransferase MiaA — protein sequence MNTKYNLITILGATATGKTTLAANLAYILGSEIISGDSRQVYRTMNIGTGKDYEDYKIENKAIKYHLIDIKNPGYQYSVFEFQNDFISVFKNLSDMKILPILCGGTGLYIESVLKEYQLIEVPKNAELRQNLEEKSHNELIEILSSMKKLHNTTDTKNAENLIRAIEIESFNKSNPKLILEFPEINSLNIGINYDRESRRKRITERLESRMKQGMIEEVKSILESGVSEESLIAYGLEYKYITYYLVGKLSYDNMFAKLNTEIHRFAKRQMTWFRRMQKNGTKIHWIDGYTPLEDKIHYVKDLLKK from the coding sequence ATGAATACAAAATATAATCTAATAACAATTTTGGGAGCTACCGCTACGGGGAAAACTACATTAGCAGCAAATCTCGCATATATTCTTGGAAGTGAAATCATTAGCGGCGATTCACGACAAGTGTACAGAACAATGAATATAGGAACAGGAAAAGACTATGAAGATTATAAAATCGAAAATAAAGCTATTAAATATCATTTAATCGACATAAAAAATCCTGGTTATCAATATAGTGTTTTTGAATTTCAAAACGATTTTATCTCAGTATTTAAAAACTTGTCAGATATGAAAATATTACCAATTCTTTGTGGTGGTACGGGTTTGTATATCGAATCTGTTTTGAAAGAATACCAATTGATTGAAGTCCCCAAAAATGCAGAATTAAGACAAAACCTTGAAGAAAAGTCGCATAATGAATTAATAGAAATCCTTTCCTCAATGAAAAAACTTCATAACACTACCGACACAAAAAATGCAGAAAACCTAATCAGAGCCATAGAAATAGAATCATTCAATAAGTCTAATCCTAAATTAATATTAGAATTTCCTGAAATAAATTCTTTAAACATAGGAATAAACTATGATAGAGAATCTCGCAGAAAAAGAATCACAGAAAGGTTAGAATCACGCATGAAACAAGGGATGATAGAAGAAGTAAAAAGTATTCTTGAAAGCGGTGTAAGCGAAGAATCACTAATTGCTTATGGACTTGAATATAAATATATTACATACTATTTAGTTGGCAAACTTTCTTACGACAATATGTTCGCAAAACTAAATACCGAAATTCATAGATTTGCAAAACGTCAAATGACATGGTTCAGAAGAATGCAAAAAAATGGAACAAAAATTCATTGGATAGATGGTTATACGCCATTAGAAGATAAAATTCACTATGTAAAAGACTTACTAAAAAAATAA
- a CDS encoding DUF1282 family protein, with translation MDLKFIIERVKGIISIPAKEWKIIQNEIVDRNDLIKKYALPLIGVGALFTLGGTALFGTYSLLYTFLNAISVFVTYFLGMYISAFAINEIAPSFGSRKDINVSFKLVIYSSTAIYLAIIVSGIHPDIFGFVKIFYFYSIYLFWLGITPMLHTPEDKKLGFVIVSILIFVVVNNLIKLILTKMIPIY, from the coding sequence ATGGATTTAAAATTTATTATAGAAAGGGTGAAAGGGATTATTTCGATTCCTGCAAAAGAGTGGAAAATAATTCAAAATGAAATAGTTGACAGAAATGATTTAATAAAAAAATATGCGCTTCCTTTGATAGGAGTAGGTGCATTATTTACATTGGGGGGAACTGCACTGTTTGGAACGTACTCATTATTATATACTTTTCTAAATGCCATTTCAGTATTTGTTACTTATTTTCTTGGAATGTACATTTCTGCTTTTGCTATTAATGAAATAGCTCCAAGTTTTGGTTCAAGAAAAGATATTAATGTGTCATTTAAACTTGTAATTTATTCATCAACAGCTATTTATTTAGCAATTATAGTCTCTGGAATTCACCCAGACATTTTTGGTTTTGTAAAAATATTCTATTTTTACTCAATATATCTTTTCTGGCTTGGTATTACTCCAATGCTTCATACACCAGAAGATAAAAAGCTGGGTTTTGTTATAGTATCAATTTTAATTTTTGTAGTTGTTAACAATTTGATAAAATTGATTTTAACTAAAATGATTCCAATTTATTAA
- the smpB gene encoding SsrA-binding protein SmpB, with protein MSATINIKNKKAEYLFEIVEEYSAGIILTGTEIKSLRYGKASIAEAFCYFKKSELWVKGMHIAEYKYGTYNNHEPKRERKLLLNRQELKKLERKTKEKGFTITTTRLFINENGLAKVDIALGRGKGKRDKREDLKRKDAKRDMDRGRVY; from the coding sequence ATGTCGGCTACAATAAATATTAAAAATAAGAAAGCAGAATACTTATTTGAGATTGTTGAAGAATATTCTGCTGGAATTATACTTACCGGAACAGAAATTAAATCTTTACGGTATGGAAAAGCAAGTATTGCTGAGGCTTTTTGTTATTTCAAAAAATCAGAACTTTGGGTGAAGGGGATGCATATTGCTGAATATAAATATGGTACTTACAATAATCACGAACCAAAGCGTGAAAGAAAACTGCTGCTAAACAGGCAAGAACTGAAAAAACTCGAACGAAAGACTAAAGAAAAAGGTTTTACTATTACAACTACTCGGCTCTTTATAAATGAAAATGGATTAGCAAAAGTTGATATCGCTCTGGGGAGAGGTAAGGGAAAACGAGACAAAAGAGAAGATCTGAAACGAAAAGATGCGAAAAGAGATATGGATAGAGGTAGAGTTTATTAG